The following proteins are encoded in a genomic region of Zea mays cultivar B73 chromosome 9, Zm-B73-REFERENCE-NAM-5.0, whole genome shotgun sequence:
- the LOC103639503 gene encoding phosphoinositide phosphatase SAC2 isoform X1, whose protein sequence is MEAMTGGKFLQKFRLYETRSKFYLIGRDKSRIHWRVLKIDRLESTELGVDEDPTIYTESECQELLWRIHEGNMLTGGLKFVTKCYGIVGFVKFLGPYYMVIITSRRKIGTICGHEIYSVGKSEMIAISSVTVWPNVAYSRDENRYKRLLCSVDLSKDFFFSYSYNIMRSLQKNITQKNTGQAVYEPMCVWNEFLTRAIRNHLKNTCWTVALVHGFFKQSKLSVSGKDFWLTLIARRSRHFAGTRFLKRGVNEKGRVANDVETEQIVFEDTSDGIPTQMASAVQHRGSIPLVWFQETSRLNIRPDIILKPDVDYKATRLHFENLALRYGNPVIILNLIKTREKKPRESLLRAEFAKAIHYINKSLPDDKRLKFLHMDLSKLSRRKGTNVLALLTKVASDVLDLTEFLHCEISTSTKPDDTSSGERTAAKPHDDRSSSDQTECAAKLAPLLLQKGVLRTNCIDCLDRTNVAQFAYGLAALGRQLHALGLTEAQKIELHDPLADDLMDFYEWMGDTLAIQYGGSAAHNKIFCEQRGQWKAATQSQEFLRTIQRYYNNAYTDHDKQDAINMFLGHFQPQQGKPALWKLDSDQHYNIGRQGTLKEEIGRSFIKRSLSDGNILLENNLPVTSCNNETNNTELLPMQQLDDIREPTDSAPEISICEPNPCSSVNYGRVPGRHSISEERQSYLKRLGYPELHSSNFLDLDLLSSSGNSCDEEVFERSSLINSPMDVVSVESSTSYSEQGHTDEGRDDMDLSRSSSQVSDVRDYSDRFAHWVADGGMLW, encoded by the exons ATGGAGGCTATGACGGGTGGCAAATTCCTTCAAAAGTTTCGACTCTACGAAACCAGATCG AAATTTTATCTTATTGGAAGAGACAAGAGCAGGATTCACTGGAGGGTGCTAAAAATTGATCGGTTGGAGTCCACTGAGCTGGGTGTCGATGAGGATCCAACTATTTACACGGAAAGTGAATGTCAAGAACTGCTTTGGCGGATCCATGAGGGGAACATGTTGACTGGTGGACTGAAATTTGTCACAAAATGTTACGGAATAGTTG GTTTTGTAAAGTTTCTTGGTCCTTATTACATGGTTATAATAACCAGTAGAAGGAAAATCGGCACAATATGCGGCCATGAAATTTATTCCGTCGGCAAGAGTGAAATGATTGCAATTTCAAGTGTTACAGTCTGGCCCAACGTGGCTTATTCTAGGGACGAGAACAG ATATAAGCGCCTTCTTTGCTCAGTTGACCTTTCGAAGGATTTCTTCTTCAGCTACTCTTACAACATCATGCGCAGCCTTCAGAAGAACATAACCCAGAAGAATACTGGGCAGGCTGTTTATGAACCAATGTGTGTATGGAATGAATTTCTGACACGAGCAATTCGGAATCATCTCAAGAATACATGTTGGACTGTTGCCTTAGTCCATGGATTTTTTAAACAG TCGAAGCTCTCCGTATCTGGGAAGGATTTTTGGTTGACCCTTATAGCTAGGCGCTCACGACACTTTGCGGGAACCAG ATTCTTGAAACGTGGCGTTAATGAAAAGGGCAGGGTAGCGAATGATGTTGAGACTGAGCAGATTGTTTTTGAAGACACATCTGATGGAATCCCAACTCAGATGGCTTCTGCTGTACAGCATAGAGGATCGATACCTCTTGTCTGGTTTCAGGAAACTTCAAGACTTAATATTAGACCAGATATTATAT TGAAACCTGATGTGGACTACAAGGCGACTCGCCTTCATTTTGAGAACCTTGCACTTAGATATGGGAATCCAGTAATCATCTTGAACTTAATAAAG ACCCGTGAGAAGAAGCCCCGTGAATCTCTGCTCCGTGCAGAATTTGCAAAGGCTATCCATTACATTAACAAGAGCCTGCCTGATGACAAGCGTCTAAAATTTTTACACATGGATCTGAGTAAGCTTTCTCGAAG GAAAGGCACCAATGTGCTTGCACTGTTGACCAAGGTGGCATCAGATGTGTTGGATCTAACTGAATTCCTCCACTGTGAAATAAGTACATCAACAAAACCTGATGACACCTCAAG TGGAGAAAGAACTGCTGCCAAACCACATGATGACAGAAGTAGCAGTGATCAAACTGAATGTGCAGCTAAGTTGGCACCTCTTTTATTACAGAAGGGTGTCCTCAGGACAAATTGCATAGACTGCTTAGATCGCACAAATGTTGCACAATTTGCATATGGTTTAGCTGCTTTAGGGCGTCAACTTCATGCATTGGGGCTTACTGAAGCACAGAAAATTGAATTGCACGATCCTCTGGCTGATGATCTGATGGACTTCTATGAATGGATGGGTGATACATTAGCTATTCAGTATGGTGGTTCTGCTGCTCACAACAAG ATCTTCTGCGAGCAAAGGGGTCAATGGAAGGCAGCAACCCAATCTCAGGAGTTCCTTCGGACCATTCAACGCTACTATAATAACGCCTACACTGATCACGACAAGCAGGATGCTATAAACAT GTTCTTAGGTCATTTCCAACCTCAGCAAGGGAAACCTGCACTGTGGAAGCTGGACTCAGATCAGCATTACAACATTGGGAGGCAAGGGACTTTAAAAGAAGAGATTGGAAG ATCGTTCATAAAGAGGTCACTATCAGATGGTAACATACTGTTGGAGAACAACTTGCCTGTAACTAGCTGTAACAATGAAACAAACAACACAGAATTGCTTCCAATGCAACAGCTGGATGATATTAGAGAACCTACCGACTCTGCGCCAGAGATCTCCATATGTGAACCTAACCCGTGCTCCAG TGTGAACTACGGCAGAGTGCCTGGAAGACACTCTATTTCAGAAGAGCGGCAGAGTTATTTGAAAAGATTAGGTTACCCTGAATTGCATTCTTCAAATTTCCTCGACCTTGATTTGTTGTCGTCTTCTGGGAATTCCTGTGACGAGGAAGTTTTTGAGAG GTCATCACTGATCAATTCACCTATGGATGTGGTCAGCGTTGAATCATCTACGTCGTACAGTGAACAAGGACACACTGATGAG GGAAGGGATGACATGGATCTTTCCCGTTCAAGCAGCCAGGTCTCAGACGTTCGGGACTATTCTGACCGGTTTGCGCACTGGGTCGCGGATGGAGGCATGCTTTGGTAA
- the LOC103639503 gene encoding phosphoinositide phosphatase SAC2 isoform X2, producing the protein MWEPPSKLSVSGKDFWLTLIARRSRHFAGTRFLKRGVNEKGRVANDVETEQIVFEDTSDGIPTQMASAVQHRGSIPLVWFQETSRLNIRPDIILKPDVDYKATRLHFENLALRYGNPVIILNLIKTREKKPRESLLRAEFAKAIHYINKSLPDDKRLKFLHMDLSKLSRRKGTNVLALLTKVASDVLDLTEFLHCEISTSTKPDDTSSGERTAAKPHDDRSSSDQTECAAKLAPLLLQKGVLRTNCIDCLDRTNVAQFAYGLAALGRQLHALGLTEAQKIELHDPLADDLMDFYEWMGDTLAIQYGGSAAHNKIFCEQRGQWKAATQSQEFLRTIQRYYNNAYTDHDKQDAINMFLGHFQPQQGKPALWKLDSDQHYNIGRQGTLKEEIGRSFIKRSLSDGNILLENNLPVTSCNNETNNTELLPMQQLDDIREPTDSAPEISICEPNPCSSVNYGRVPGRHSISEERQSYLKRLGYPELHSSNFLDLDLLSSSGNSCDEEVFERSSLINSPMDVVSVESSTSYSEQGHTDEGRDDMDLSRSSSQVSDVRDYSDRFAHWVADGGMLW; encoded by the exons atgtgggagcctccg TCGAAGCTCTCCGTATCTGGGAAGGATTTTTGGTTGACCCTTATAGCTAGGCGCTCACGACACTTTGCGGGAACCAG ATTCTTGAAACGTGGCGTTAATGAAAAGGGCAGGGTAGCGAATGATGTTGAGACTGAGCAGATTGTTTTTGAAGACACATCTGATGGAATCCCAACTCAGATGGCTTCTGCTGTACAGCATAGAGGATCGATACCTCTTGTCTGGTTTCAGGAAACTTCAAGACTTAATATTAGACCAGATATTATAT TGAAACCTGATGTGGACTACAAGGCGACTCGCCTTCATTTTGAGAACCTTGCACTTAGATATGGGAATCCAGTAATCATCTTGAACTTAATAAAG ACCCGTGAGAAGAAGCCCCGTGAATCTCTGCTCCGTGCAGAATTTGCAAAGGCTATCCATTACATTAACAAGAGCCTGCCTGATGACAAGCGTCTAAAATTTTTACACATGGATCTGAGTAAGCTTTCTCGAAG GAAAGGCACCAATGTGCTTGCACTGTTGACCAAGGTGGCATCAGATGTGTTGGATCTAACTGAATTCCTCCACTGTGAAATAAGTACATCAACAAAACCTGATGACACCTCAAG TGGAGAAAGAACTGCTGCCAAACCACATGATGACAGAAGTAGCAGTGATCAAACTGAATGTGCAGCTAAGTTGGCACCTCTTTTATTACAGAAGGGTGTCCTCAGGACAAATTGCATAGACTGCTTAGATCGCACAAATGTTGCACAATTTGCATATGGTTTAGCTGCTTTAGGGCGTCAACTTCATGCATTGGGGCTTACTGAAGCACAGAAAATTGAATTGCACGATCCTCTGGCTGATGATCTGATGGACTTCTATGAATGGATGGGTGATACATTAGCTATTCAGTATGGTGGTTCTGCTGCTCACAACAAG ATCTTCTGCGAGCAAAGGGGTCAATGGAAGGCAGCAACCCAATCTCAGGAGTTCCTTCGGACCATTCAACGCTACTATAATAACGCCTACACTGATCACGACAAGCAGGATGCTATAAACAT GTTCTTAGGTCATTTCCAACCTCAGCAAGGGAAACCTGCACTGTGGAAGCTGGACTCAGATCAGCATTACAACATTGGGAGGCAAGGGACTTTAAAAGAAGAGATTGGAAG ATCGTTCATAAAGAGGTCACTATCAGATGGTAACATACTGTTGGAGAACAACTTGCCTGTAACTAGCTGTAACAATGAAACAAACAACACAGAATTGCTTCCAATGCAACAGCTGGATGATATTAGAGAACCTACCGACTCTGCGCCAGAGATCTCCATATGTGAACCTAACCCGTGCTCCAG TGTGAACTACGGCAGAGTGCCTGGAAGACACTCTATTTCAGAAGAGCGGCAGAGTTATTTGAAAAGATTAGGTTACCCTGAATTGCATTCTTCAAATTTCCTCGACCTTGATTTGTTGTCGTCTTCTGGGAATTCCTGTGACGAGGAAGTTTTTGAGAG GTCATCACTGATCAATTCACCTATGGATGTGGTCAGCGTTGAATCATCTACGTCGTACAGTGAACAAGGACACACTGATGAG GGAAGGGATGACATGGATCTTTCCCGTTCAAGCAGCCAGGTCTCAGACGTTCGGGACTATTCTGACCGGTTTGCGCACTGGGTCGCGGATGGAGGCATGCTTTGGTAA